From a single Hypomesus transpacificus isolate Combined female chromosome 14, fHypTra1, whole genome shotgun sequence genomic region:
- the LOC124476379 gene encoding protocadherin alpha-9, with translation MAALTCYEDHNVQNKYRIMVEILNENDNSPVFVNTTVQPLIISELTAVNTLVFSVLAVDADGDTIIYSIDQSSSDADYFKVDLPNSGTVMLVKPLDYETKTQLNVTIHATEMNTPEQYMTSITLTIDVTDGDDQYPQFLPCTLLFQDQSSRICANPVYSVNVTEGEQDIVLDFSPGPIHAVDGDRSLSSPLNYTILSGADNGRFLMDEVTGEVRLTRGVEDRLLTPTLRLRIMAYQRDDPRKYSVATVLIRVLAVNRFPPQFDRAAYRGFVMEGNSPVSLVNTYGNTVLMLHVQDQDFTDGINHRIQFFLNPTSEHTQFYQVTQDGLLIARTNELMPSQKHRLEVVALDQESGETAQASILVQVLYAGQEVPQGPLGEVGRMNACRLGKAVGLCCVLMSMLMCILWAMMHLLRRHWGKSEPSNRGCVAQAKHPNVSLRWFQLVSQRNPVPVRDEVIYHNEALTNCPSTFDLQGKQDIYLRNGPNGGLDPPSKSNLPLPGLSPTLNNISPALLDTMCAPPCCTPPSSSISSSPAPPSTSPAPSSAPSSPPLQSPALQNTSPPSPMSSPISIHRATPFHPYLPTLSTVTLLTSPQPPKHSVPPKVNSGVPSGTPTQQDPPAQLPPLPLSRPPLVLTPPIPEDTGTPPPTPESSHTPESPALSIDTPTHAAPPSVQWRVTSPSPPETPSEVNSPPPCSGKTHTPREAGAGTTGKQRARSHSGGTPGSDKEDEEDIQGDEDDAEQNCVRNEEYEKEDDELARALERLQPVFLTFRPGAKK, from the exons AATAAATATAGGATCATGGTGGAGATTCTGAATGAGAATGATAATTCGCCTGTGTTTGTAAATACTACTGTCCAGCCACTCATTATCAGTGAG CTGACCGCTGTGAACACATTGGTGTTCTCTGTCCTGGCTGTTGATGCCGATGGAGACACCATCATATACTCCATTGACCAATCATCG tctgacGCCGATTACTTCAAGGTGGACCTCCCTAACAGTGGGACTGTGATGCTTGTGAAACCTCTGGACTATGAGACCAAGACCCAGCTGAACGTGACCATCCACGCCACG GAGATGAACACGCCGGAGCAGTACATGACCAGCATCACGCTCACCATCGACGTCACAGACGGAGACGACCAGTACCCACAGTTCCTGCCCTGCACGCTACTCTTCCAGGACCAATCGAGTCGCATCTGCGCCAACCCTGTGTACTCTGTCAACGTCACAGAAGGAGAACAG GATATTGTCCTGGACTTCTCTCCTGGACCTATCCACGCTGTAGACGGGGACAGAAGTCTCAGTTCTCCGCTCAACTACACCATCCTGTCAG GGGCCGATAATGGCCGATTTCTAATGGATGAAGTGACAGGGGAAGTCAGACTAACTCGGGGAGTGGAAGACAGACTCCTCACACCAACACTGCGTCTACGAATCATG gCATACCAGAGGGATGACCCTCGGAAGTACTCGGTTGCCACAGTGCTGATCCGTGTTCTGGCAGTGAACCGGTTCCCTCCGCAGTTTGACCGGGCTGCATACCGGGGCTTTGTGATGGAGGGCAACAGCCCCGTCTCCCTGGTCAACACCTACGGCAACACGGTGCTGATGCTGCATGTGCAGGACCAGGACTTCACAGAC GGAATCAATCACAGGATCCAATTCTTCCTGAATCCCACATCTGAGCACACGCAGTTCTATCAAGTCACACAGGATGGGCTTCTGATCGCTCGGACCAACGAGCTGATGCCATCGCAGAAACACAGGCTAGAG GTAGTGGCTTTGGATCAGGAGTCTGGTGAAACGGCCCAGGCATCTATACTGGTGCAGGTGTTGTATGCTGGACAAGAAG tacctcAGGGCCcgctgggggaggtggggcgCATGAACGCCTGTCGTTTGGGCAAAGCTGTAGGCCTGTGTTGCGTGCTCATGAGCATGCTGATGTGCATCCTGTGGGCCATGATGCACCTGCTCCGGAGACACTGGGGGAAGAGCGAGCCCTCCAACCGGGGCTGTGTGGCCCAGGCCAAACACCCCAACGTG AGTTTACGGTGGTTCCAGCTG gTGAGCCAACGCAATCCCGTGCCTGTCCGCGATGAGGTTATCTACCACAATGAGGCTCTCACCAACTGCCCCTCCACCTTCGACCTCCAGGGCAAACAGGATATCTACCTCAGGAATGGCCCCAACGGAGGCCTCGATCCCCCCAGCAAGTCTAACCTGCCTCTCCCCGGCCTCAGCCCCACCTTGAATAACATCAGCCCTGCACTGCTCGATACCATGTGTGCACCACCCTGCTGCACCCCTCCATCTTCCAGTATCTCttccagccctgctccccccAGCACCAGTCCTGCTCCATCTtctgccccctccagccctcctcttcaGTCTCCTGCTCTCCAAAACACCAGTCCTCCTTCACCCATGTCTTCCCCCATCTCCATCCACAGAGCCACACCTTTCCATCCATACCTCCCCACTCTTTCAACAGTTACTTTACTCACTTCACCCCAGCCACCGAAGCACTCGGTCCCACCTAAGGTCAACTCAGGGGTGCCCAGTGGTACACCCACACAACAAGACCCCCCCGCTCAACTCccacctctgcctctctcacgaCCCCCACTGGTGCTTACACCCCCCATCCCCGAGGACACAggcacacccccacccacccccgaaTCCTCCCACACCCCAGAGTCCCCCGCGCTGTCCATCGATACACCCACCCACGCGGCACCTCCCTCCGTCCAATGGCgggtcacctccccctctccacccgaAACACCGTCCGAGGTAAACAGCCCCCCACCTTGCTCCGGGAAGACCCACACGCCCAGGGAGGCGGGAGCGGGCACAACGGGGAAGCAGCGGGCACGCTCGCACTCTGGAGGGACCCCtggcagtgacaaagaggatgaggaggacatTCAGGGGGATGAAGATGATGCAGAGCAGAACTGTGTGAGGAACGAGGAATACGAAAAGGAGGATGATGAGCTGGCGAGAGCCCTTGAACGCCTACAGCCCGTCTTCCTCACCTTCCGACCTGGCGCAAAGAAGTAA